One window of Sinorhizobium numidicum genomic DNA carries:
- the hupB gene encoding DNA-binding protein HupB gives MNKNELVSAVAEKAGLSKTDASSAVDAVFETIQAELKNGGDIRLVGFGNFSVTRREASKGRNPSTGAEVDIPARNVPKFTAGKGLKDAVN, from the coding sequence ATGAACAAAAATGAGCTCGTGTCTGCCGTTGCTGAAAAGGCCGGACTTTCCAAGACCGACGCGTCGTCTGCAGTCGACGCGGTTTTTGAGACCATCCAGGCTGAGCTGAAGAACGGTGGCGACATTCGCCTCGTCGGCTTCGGCAACTTCTCCGTAACGCGCCGCGAAGCCTCCAAGGGCCGCAACCCGTCCACGGGCGCTGAAGTTGACATCCCGGCACGCAACGTGCCGAAGTTCACGGCCGGCAAGGGCCTCAAGGACGCCGTCAACTAA